A window of Streptomyces armeniacus contains these coding sequences:
- a CDS encoding LacI family DNA-binding transcriptional regulator, which translates to MASIKDVAARAGISVATVSRVLNDHPAVRPDTRARVLAAIAELGYRPNGVARSLRTHQTHTLGLVISDVLNPFFTALARAVEDEARGQGYSVVIGNADEQPALQDHHVRTLLERRIDGLLVSPTDDSSPLLPEVAARSDVPVVFLDRWIPGVDAPVIRTDGRAAVRDLVAHLHALGHRRLAIIAGPTTTSTGNERVDAFRGALAEFGLGLPAGYLEQGDYQAESGRRATARFLDLPEPPSAVFATDNLMALGAMDEIRGRGLRVPDDVALAAFDDIPWFLHTDPPLTAIAQPTEELGHSAVRALIDLLEGRATPSVTLTASLVPRRSCGE; encoded by the coding sequence ATGGCGAGCATCAAGGATGTCGCGGCAAGGGCCGGCATCTCCGTCGCCACGGTCTCGCGCGTGCTCAACGACCACCCGGCCGTACGCCCCGACACCCGCGCCCGTGTGCTCGCCGCCATCGCCGAACTCGGCTACCGGCCCAACGGCGTCGCCCGCTCGCTGCGCACCCACCAGACCCACACGCTGGGCCTCGTCATCAGCGACGTGCTGAACCCGTTCTTCACCGCCCTCGCCCGCGCCGTCGAGGACGAGGCGCGCGGCCAGGGCTACAGCGTCGTCATCGGCAACGCCGACGAGCAGCCCGCCCTCCAGGACCACCACGTCCGTACGCTCCTGGAGCGCCGCATCGACGGACTGCTGGTGAGCCCCACCGACGACAGCTCTCCGCTGCTGCCCGAGGTCGCCGCCCGCTCCGACGTGCCCGTGGTGTTCCTCGACCGCTGGATCCCCGGCGTCGACGCCCCCGTGATCCGTACGGACGGCCGCGCCGCCGTCCGCGACCTGGTGGCCCATCTGCACGCGCTCGGGCACCGCAGGCTCGCCATCATCGCCGGACCCACCACGACCAGCACCGGCAACGAGCGCGTGGACGCCTTCCGCGGCGCGCTCGCCGAGTTCGGCCTCGGCCTGCCCGCCGGCTACCTCGAGCAGGGCGACTACCAGGCCGAGAGCGGCCGCCGCGCCACCGCCCGGTTCCTGGACCTGCCGGAGCCGCCCAGCGCCGTGTTCGCGACCGACAACCTGATGGCGCTCGGCGCGATGGACGAGATCCGCGGCCGCGGGCTGCGGGTGCCGGACGACGTCGCGCTCGCGGCGTTCGACGACATCCCGTGGTTCCTGCACACCGACCCGCCGCTGACCGCGATCGCCCAGCCGACCGAGGAGCTCGGGCACAGCGCCGTACGGGCGCTGATCGACCTGCTCGAGGGCCGCGCCACGCCCTCGGTCACCCTCACCGCCAGCCTTGTGCCACGCCGTTCCTGCGGCGAGTGA
- a CDS encoding sugar ABC transporter ATP-binding protein — protein MTKAFPGVQALGGVDFDLRAGEVHVLLGENGAGKSTLIKMLAGAHRPDGGRILVDGTPAQINGAQDAEKYGIATIHQEFNLVPDLTVAENIYLGRQPRRYGLIDRRRMNTDATALLERVGVDVSADTRLRRLGVARLQMVEIAKALSLRARVLVMDEPTAVLTSGEVDRLFDIVDRLRQDGVGVVFITHKLEEVARLGDRVTVLRDGRSVAQVPADTGRDELVRLMVGRSIEQQYPRAHGTVRQDPAPLLRVSGLSRAGRFEDIGFEVRAGEVVGVAGLVGAGRTEVARALFGADPYDRGTVEVLGRRLPGGDVPAAMAAGIGLVPEDRKAQGLLLDASVSENLGLVTLRGATRRGWVDRAGQRRAASRMAGELGIRMAGLDHRTRTLSGGNQQKVAIGKWLLADSRVLILDEPTRGIDVGAKVEIYRLINDLTAAGRAVLMISSELPEVLGMSDRILVMAQGRITGELTAAQATQDAVMALAVPTAVTT, from the coding sequence GTGACCAAGGCGTTCCCCGGCGTACAGGCCCTGGGCGGCGTCGACTTCGACCTGCGCGCAGGCGAAGTGCACGTGCTGCTCGGCGAGAACGGCGCGGGCAAGAGCACGCTCATCAAGATGCTCGCGGGGGCGCACCGGCCGGACGGCGGGCGCATCCTCGTGGACGGCACGCCCGCGCAGATCAACGGCGCCCAGGACGCGGAGAAGTACGGCATCGCCACCATCCACCAGGAGTTCAACCTGGTGCCCGACCTCACCGTCGCGGAGAACATCTACCTCGGCCGCCAGCCCCGCCGCTACGGCCTGATCGACCGCCGCCGGATGAACACCGACGCCACCGCGCTGCTCGAACGCGTCGGCGTCGACGTGTCCGCGGACACCAGGCTGCGGCGACTCGGCGTCGCACGGCTCCAGATGGTCGAGATCGCCAAGGCGCTGAGCCTGCGCGCCCGCGTCCTGGTGATGGACGAGCCCACCGCCGTACTGACCAGCGGCGAGGTGGACCGGCTGTTCGACATCGTGGACAGGCTGCGGCAGGACGGCGTGGGCGTCGTCTTCATCACGCACAAGCTGGAGGAGGTCGCCCGGCTCGGCGACCGCGTCACCGTCCTGCGGGACGGCCGCAGCGTCGCACAGGTGCCCGCGGACACCGGACGGGACGAGCTCGTACGGCTGATGGTGGGGCGCAGCATCGAGCAGCAGTACCCGCGGGCGCACGGCACCGTACGGCAGGACCCGGCGCCGCTGCTGCGCGTGTCCGGTCTGTCGCGTGCCGGGCGGTTCGAGGACATCGGCTTCGAGGTGCGGGCCGGCGAAGTCGTCGGCGTCGCCGGGCTGGTGGGCGCGGGGCGTACGGAGGTGGCGCGGGCGCTGTTCGGCGCCGACCCGTACGACCGGGGCACCGTCGAGGTGCTCGGCCGCCGGCTGCCCGGCGGGGACGTGCCCGCCGCGATGGCCGCGGGCATCGGGCTGGTGCCGGAGGACCGCAAGGCGCAGGGGCTGCTGCTGGACGCCTCCGTGTCGGAGAACCTCGGGCTGGTCACCCTGCGCGGCGCCACCCGCCGGGGCTGGGTCGACCGGGCCGGACAGCGGCGGGCGGCCTCCCGCATGGCCGGCGAACTGGGCATCCGGATGGCCGGCCTCGACCACCGCACCCGCACGCTGTCCGGCGGCAACCAGCAGAAGGTCGCGATCGGCAAGTGGCTCCTCGCGGACAGCAGGGTGCTGATCCTCGACGAGCCCACCCGCGGCATCGACGTCGGGGCGAAGGTCGAGATCTACCGCCTCATCAACGACCTCACCGCGGCCGGCCGCGCCGTGCTCATGATCTCCAGCGAGCTGCCCGAGGTGCTGGGCATGAGCGACCGGATCCTGGTCATGGCGCAGGGCCGGATCACGGGCGAACTCACCGCCGCGCAGGCCACCCAGGACGCCGTCATGGCCCTGGCGGTCCCGACCGCGGTCACCACCTGA